The Vicinamibacterales bacterium genome has a segment encoding these proteins:
- a CDS encoding ABC transporter ATP-binding protein: MIHDVRTVLRWLTPRERWPWLALVPLVSLSALIEAAGALATFGLLRLVVEPEQVRTAPVVSQVWRAWPTDDPRAVVAALALGVGVFYLVRALFLSWVDWVRQGVVFNSSAAAAERLLARYLAADYLFHVRRRSASVIQPMTRASDVAFELVAGSAVNILAEVVTIAALAMVLVASAPPITLIAVIIVLAVVVGPIVLTRRSWERIGETERALLQEQLHVLQQSLGAIKDVKVSGRQPFFEEQFRHVKRALSRTKQRRSWSASAARHGVETTLVLSMLLVVFLVMRESASGGSTVSVLALFAYTGFRVIPSANRIMMNVGYLREAHPWVKTMDDDMRALRAPVARPFSPEPALLHEALVCDEVSFRYEDGAPLALDHVSLTIRRGQSVGIVGPTGAGKTTLVDVLLGLLTPTSGRVLIDGIPLEGLERTWQRQIGYVSQDVYLLDDSLRRNIAFGIPDGAIDEDRLAAAIALARLDEVVAALPGKLETVVGEGGIRLSGGQRQRVAIARALYHDPPVLFFDEATAALDNQTEREVTEAIAAVHGTRTVIAIAHRLSTVKSCDQLIYLQDGRVAGVGTYDALLSDPGFRRLT; the protein is encoded by the coding sequence GTGATTCACGACGTCCGCACGGTGCTGCGCTGGCTGACGCCGCGCGAGCGTTGGCCGTGGCTGGCGCTGGTGCCGCTGGTCAGCCTGAGTGCCCTGATCGAAGCCGCGGGCGCGCTCGCCACCTTTGGACTCCTCCGCCTGGTCGTCGAGCCCGAACAGGTGCGCACCGCGCCGGTGGTCTCGCAGGTCTGGCGCGCCTGGCCCACCGACGATCCGCGGGCGGTCGTCGCCGCACTGGCGCTGGGCGTCGGCGTGTTCTACCTGGTGCGCGCCCTGTTCCTGTCGTGGGTGGACTGGGTCCGGCAAGGCGTGGTCTTCAACTCGTCCGCCGCCGCGGCCGAGCGGCTGCTGGCGCGCTATCTCGCCGCCGATTACCTGTTCCACGTCAGGCGCCGGTCGGCCTCGGTGATCCAGCCGATGACGCGCGCCTCCGACGTCGCGTTCGAACTGGTGGCGGGATCGGCCGTCAACATCCTGGCCGAAGTGGTCACCATTGCCGCGCTGGCCATGGTGCTGGTGGCGTCGGCGCCGCCCATTACGTTGATTGCCGTCATCATCGTCCTGGCTGTCGTCGTCGGGCCGATCGTCCTGACCCGCCGGAGCTGGGAGCGCATCGGCGAGACCGAACGCGCCTTGCTGCAGGAGCAACTCCACGTGCTGCAGCAAAGCCTGGGCGCGATCAAGGACGTCAAGGTGTCGGGCCGCCAGCCGTTCTTCGAGGAACAGTTCCGCCACGTCAAGCGCGCCTTGTCGCGGACCAAGCAGCGCCGGTCGTGGTCGGCCAGCGCCGCGCGGCACGGCGTCGAAACCACGCTGGTGCTGAGCATGCTGCTGGTCGTGTTCCTCGTGATGCGCGAGAGCGCCTCGGGCGGCAGCACCGTGTCGGTGCTCGCGCTGTTCGCCTACACCGGGTTCAGGGTCATCCCGTCGGCCAACCGCATCATGATGAACGTCGGCTACCTGCGCGAGGCACATCCGTGGGTGAAGACCATGGACGACGACATGCGGGCGCTTCGCGCCCCGGTCGCGCGGCCGTTCTCGCCCGAGCCGGCCCTGCTGCACGAGGCGCTCGTCTGTGACGAGGTGTCGTTCCGGTATGAAGACGGCGCGCCCCTCGCCCTCGACCATGTCTCGCTGACCATTCGCCGCGGGCAATCTGTCGGCATTGTCGGCCCGACGGGTGCGGGCAAGACCACGCTGGTGGACGTGCTGCTCGGCTTGCTGACGCCGACCTCCGGCCGCGTCCTGATTGACGGTATCCCGCTGGAAGGCCTCGAGCGCACGTGGCAGCGGCAGATTGGTTACGTCTCACAGGACGTCTACCTGCTGGACGACTCGCTGCGGCGCAATATCGCGTTCGGCATTCCCGACGGCGCGATCGACGAAGACCGGCTGGCGGCGGCGATCGCGCTCGCCCGCCTCGACGAAGTGGTGGCCGCCCTCCCCGGGAAGCTGGAGACGGTGGTGGGCGAGGGCGGCATTCGCCTGTCGGGTGGCCAGCGGCAACGTGTCGCCATCGCCCGGGCGCTGTACCACGACCCGCCGGTGCTGTTCTTCGACGAAGCGACGGCGGCGCTCGACAACCAGACCGAGCGCGAGGTGACCGAAGCCATCGCCGCGGTTCACGGGACGCGCACCGTGATCGCCATCGCCCACCGGTTGTCCACGGTGAAGAGTTGCGATCAGTTGATTTACCTGCAGGACGGCCGGGTGGCCGGGGTGGGGACCTACGACGCGCTCCTGAGCGATCCGGGCTTCCGGCGGCTCACCTGA
- a CDS encoding MATE family efflux transporter, giving the protein MQDLTTGSLTGHLLKTTSFMLVSMVFQALYVLVDLFWVGRLGTDAVAAVGISANLSFLVLAVSQMLGVGTTTMVSHSAGRKEHDRAIFLFNQSQVLSMVAGVLFLALAMLSRTAYAAALSADASMQAQAEEYLLWFIPAMALQFAMVAMGAALRGTGNFKPGMIVQTGTVVLNIVLAPVLIFGWGPFDPHGVSGAALATFIAIAIGVVWISYYFMDRDAYLRFRLADWRPKFQVWGQMLKIGLPAGAEFALMGLYMVVVYAISRPFGAAAQAGFGVGFRIVQSAFLPVVALGFAVAPVAGQNFGAGKGQRVREVFKTAASIAAAGMLVLAVGIYLGAAPLIGLFSADAEVIHVGVDYLHVVTINFVASGITFVSASMFQGMGNTVPSLVTSFLRIVISIVPAIILSRRPDFALTWIWWLTVLSTALQMALNLTLLQREFRLKLA; this is encoded by the coding sequence ATGCAGGATCTCACGACAGGCTCGCTCACCGGCCACCTCCTCAAGACCACCAGCTTCATGCTCGTCAGCATGGTCTTCCAGGCTCTCTACGTGCTGGTGGACTTGTTCTGGGTCGGGCGCCTCGGCACCGACGCGGTGGCCGCCGTCGGCATCAGCGCCAACCTGTCGTTCCTGGTACTGGCCGTCTCGCAGATGCTCGGGGTCGGGACCACGACCATGGTGTCGCATTCGGCCGGGCGCAAGGAACACGACCGGGCCATCTTCCTGTTCAACCAGTCGCAGGTGCTCTCGATGGTGGCGGGCGTGCTGTTCCTGGCGCTGGCGATGTTGTCTCGCACGGCCTACGCCGCCGCGCTCAGCGCCGACGCCAGCATGCAGGCCCAAGCCGAAGAGTACCTGTTGTGGTTCATTCCGGCGATGGCGCTGCAGTTCGCAATGGTCGCGATGGGCGCGGCGTTGCGCGGCACCGGCAACTTCAAGCCCGGCATGATCGTGCAGACCGGCACCGTGGTGTTGAACATCGTGCTGGCGCCGGTGCTGATCTTCGGGTGGGGCCCGTTCGATCCCCACGGCGTCAGCGGCGCCGCACTCGCCACGTTCATCGCGATTGCGATCGGCGTGGTGTGGATCTCGTATTACTTCATGGACCGTGACGCCTACCTGCGGTTCCGCCTCGCCGACTGGCGGCCGAAGTTCCAGGTGTGGGGGCAGATGCTGAAGATCGGCCTGCCGGCGGGTGCCGAGTTCGCGTTGATGGGCCTTTACATGGTCGTCGTCTACGCCATCAGCCGTCCGTTCGGGGCGGCGGCGCAGGCGGGGTTCGGCGTCGGCTTCCGCATCGTGCAGTCGGCGTTCCTGCCGGTCGTGGCGTTGGGGTTTGCGGTGGCGCCGGTGGCCGGCCAGAATTTTGGCGCCGGTAAGGGTCAGCGCGTGCGCGAGGTGTTCAAGACCGCCGCCTCGATCGCCGCGGCCGGGATGCTGGTGCTGGCGGTGGGCATCTACCTGGGGGCGGCGCCGTTGATTGGGCTGTTCAGTGCCGACGCCGAGGTCATCCACGTCGGCGTGGACTACCTGCACGTGGTCACCATCAACTTCGTGGCCTCGGGCATCACCTTCGTCTCGGCGAGCATGTTCCAGGGGATGGGCAACACGGTGCCGTCGCTCGTGACCTCGTTCCTGCGCATCGTCATCAGCATCGTGCCGGCCATCATCCTGTCGCGCCGGCCCGACTTCGCCCTGACCTGGATCTGGTGGCTGACCGTCCTCTCGACCGCCCTCCAGATGGCGCTGAACCTGACCCTGCTGCAGAGGGAATTCCGGCTGAAGTTGGCGTGA
- a CDS encoding Re/Si-specific NAD(P)(+) transhydrogenase subunit alpha, whose translation MKLAVPKECRPGERRVAVTPENVARLIKLGFSVAVEHDAGAAASFGDDDYAAAGAEVITGTRDIWLAGDIVLKVQPPAPHPELGVHEAELIREGGTLISFLYPGKNKDIIDRLAARKATAIAVDQIPRITRAQKMDALSSMANIAGYRSVIEAASFYGRFFTGQMTAAGRVPPAKVLVIGAGVAGLAAIGAARGMGAIVRAFDTRPTVKEQIKSMGAEFIELKFVEDGEGAGGYAKEMSPAFIKAEMEMFLAQAKEVDIIITTALIPNRPAPVLITEDMVKAMKKGSVIVDLAAENGGNCALTEPGKVVERYGVHILGYTDLPSRLAPTASLLFGNNLTHLLADLGGASHFRLDLADEVVRGALVLREGELLWPPPPRPPVVLPPEPKVVAPKTAAAPGAKAPAGGGVAGPIFALIAAAALVGLGMVAPPAFLSHLTVFALAVVVGWQVVWNVTPALHTPLMSVTNAISGIIVVGGMLQLSGPISSPVVLVGAAAILLATINIVGGFMVTQRMLRMFRR comes from the coding sequence ATGAAGCTCGCCGTCCCGAAAGAATGCCGCCCCGGTGAACGCCGGGTCGCGGTCACCCCTGAAAACGTCGCGCGCCTGATCAAGCTGGGCTTTTCGGTGGCCGTCGAACACGACGCCGGCGCCGCAGCCTCGTTCGGCGACGACGATTACGCCGCCGCTGGCGCGGAGGTCATCACCGGCACCCGCGACATCTGGCTGGCGGGCGACATCGTCCTCAAGGTGCAGCCGCCGGCACCGCACCCGGAGCTCGGCGTGCACGAGGCGGAGCTGATCCGCGAGGGCGGCACGCTGATCAGCTTCCTGTATCCCGGGAAGAACAAGGACATCATCGACCGGCTGGCGGCGCGCAAGGCCACCGCGATTGCCGTGGACCAGATCCCGCGCATCACGCGCGCGCAAAAGATGGACGCCCTGTCGTCGATGGCCAACATCGCCGGGTACCGCTCGGTGATCGAGGCGGCGAGCTTCTACGGGCGCTTCTTCACGGGCCAGATGACGGCGGCGGGCCGGGTGCCGCCGGCGAAGGTCCTGGTGATTGGCGCGGGCGTCGCCGGGCTGGCGGCGATTGGCGCGGCGCGCGGCATGGGCGCCATCGTGCGCGCGTTCGACACGCGCCCCACGGTGAAAGAGCAAATCAAGAGCATGGGCGCCGAGTTCATCGAGCTCAAGTTCGTCGAAGACGGCGAGGGCGCGGGCGGCTATGCCAAGGAGATGAGCCCGGCCTTCATCAAGGCCGAAATGGAGATGTTCCTCGCGCAGGCGAAGGAAGTCGACATCATCATCACCACCGCGCTGATTCCGAACCGGCCGGCGCCGGTCCTCATCACCGAGGACATGGTGAAGGCCATGAAGAAGGGGTCGGTGATTGTCGACCTGGCCGCGGAGAACGGCGGCAACTGCGCGCTGACCGAACCCGGGAAGGTGGTGGAACGCTACGGCGTCCACATCCTCGGCTACACCGACCTGCCCAGCCGCCTGGCGCCGACGGCCAGCTTGCTGTTCGGCAACAACCTGACGCACCTGCTCGCCGACCTTGGCGGCGCCAGCCACTTCCGCCTCGACCTGGCGGATGAAGTGGTGCGCGGCGCGCTGGTGTTGCGCGAGGGCGAATTGCTGTGGCCGCCGCCGCCGCGACCGCCGGTCGTGCTGCCGCCGGAGCCGAAGGTGGTGGCGCCGAAGACGGCCGCCGCGCCGGGCGCGAAGGCGCCGGCTGGCGGCGGAGTTGCCGGTCCGATCTTCGCGCTGATTGCGGCCGCCGCCCTGGTCGGCCTGGGGATGGTGGCGCCGCCGGCATTCCTGTCACACCTCACGGTATTCGCGCTGGCGGTGGTGGTTGGCTGGCAGGTGGTGTGGAACGTCACGCCGGCACTGCACACGCCGCTCATGAGCGTGACCAACGCCATCAGCGGCATCATCGTGGTGGGCGGCATGCTGCAGTTGAGCGGGCCGATCTCGTCACCGGTGGTGCTGGTCGGCGCCGCCGCAATCCTGCTCGCCACCATCAATATCGTGGGCGGCTTCATGGTGACGCAGCGGATGCTGCGGATGTTCCGCCGATGA
- the pntB gene encoding Re/Si-specific NAD(P)(+) transhydrogenase subunit beta translates to MPETLVTIAYLAAGVLFILSLGGLSAQESARRGNLFGMIGMAMAVGVTAFGPHGSNYGVLIGALVVGGGIGATLAARVEMTSMPQLVAMLHSFVGLAAVLVGFGGTLDPTNTLTGVEATIHSVETFIGVFVGAVTFTGSIIAFGKLQGLIGSRPLLLPARHLLNLVALLACVFLGFQFVSAAHGSALQPLIIATVIASLLGIHLVWAIGGADMPVVVSMLNSYSGWAAAAAGFMLENDLLIITGALVGSSGAILSYIMCHAMNRSFVSVILGGFGAEEGKAPAAGAQPAGEVKSITAEETAELLKEAKSVVVVPGYGMAVAQAQHPMYEVTKILRDRGTNVRFAIHPVAGRLPGHMNVLLAEAKVPYDIVLEMEEINQDFPSTDVVIVIGANDIVNPGALDDPSSPIYGMPILEVWKAKTCIVMKRGMASGYAGVDNPLFYKDNTQMLFGDAKKMIDAVLTALKAS, encoded by the coding sequence TTGCCTGAGACACTCGTCACCATCGCCTATCTCGCCGCCGGCGTCCTCTTCATCCTCAGCCTCGGCGGGCTCTCCGCGCAGGAATCGGCGCGGCGCGGCAACCTGTTCGGCATGATCGGCATGGCGATGGCCGTCGGCGTCACCGCCTTCGGCCCGCACGGCAGCAATTACGGCGTGCTGATTGGCGCGCTGGTGGTCGGCGGCGGCATCGGCGCGACGCTGGCGGCGCGCGTCGAGATGACCTCGATGCCGCAGTTGGTGGCCATGCTCCACAGCTTCGTGGGCCTGGCCGCCGTGCTGGTCGGCTTTGGCGGCACGCTCGACCCCACCAACACGCTCACCGGCGTCGAGGCCACGATCCACTCCGTGGAAACGTTCATCGGCGTGTTTGTCGGCGCGGTGACGTTCACCGGCTCGATCATCGCGTTCGGCAAGCTCCAGGGGCTGATCGGCAGCAGGCCGCTGCTGCTGCCGGCGCGGCACCTGCTCAACCTCGTGGCGCTGCTCGCGTGCGTGTTCCTCGGCTTCCAGTTCGTGAGCGCGGCGCACGGCTCGGCGCTGCAGCCGCTGATCATCGCGACGGTGATCGCGTCGCTGCTCGGCATCCACTTGGTGTGGGCGATTGGCGGCGCCGACATGCCGGTCGTGGTGTCGATGCTCAACAGCTATTCGGGTTGGGCGGCGGCCGCCGCCGGCTTCATGCTCGAGAACGACCTGCTGATCATCACCGGCGCGCTGGTCGGCTCGAGCGGCGCGATCCTGAGCTACATCATGTGCCACGCCATGAACCGGTCGTTCGTGAGCGTGATCCTTGGCGGATTCGGCGCCGAGGAAGGCAAGGCCCCCGCGGCCGGCGCGCAGCCCGCGGGCGAGGTGAAAAGCATCACGGCGGAAGAGACCGCCGAACTGCTGAAAGAAGCCAAGAGCGTGGTCGTGGTGCCCGGCTACGGCATGGCGGTGGCGCAGGCGCAGCACCCGATGTACGAGGTCACCAAGATCCTCCGCGACCGCGGCACCAACGTGCGGTTTGCCATCCACCCGGTGGCCGGCCGTCTGCCCGGCCACATGAACGTGCTGCTGGCGGAAGCCAAGGTCCCGTACGACATCGTGCTCGAGATGGAGGAGATCAACCAGGACTTCCCCAGCACGGACGTCGTGATCGTGATCGGCGCCAACGACATCGTCAACCCGGGCGCCCTCGACGATCCGTCCAGCCCGATCTACGGCATGCCGATTCTCGAGGTGTGGAAGGCCAAGACCTGCATCGTGATGAAACGCGGCATGGCCAGCGGCTACGCCGGCGTGGATAACCCGCTCTTCTACAAGGACAACACGCAGATGTTGTTCGGCGACGCCAAGAAGATGATCGACGCGGTGCTCACCGCGCTGAAGGCGTCGTAA
- a CDS encoding serine hydrolase domain-containing protein produces MKRRIHLVVLLALVLLPVPASLQTRPGGFAADRAAVIDRGLQRYVDDNRVAGVVALVLQDGKPVYEKAFGWADKEAGRRMTTDTIFRIASQSKALTSVAVMQLIEEGRLSLGRRVAEFIPTFAKTTVATGKKGVTLITAPAKRPITIRDLLTHTAGISYGTDSLVARLYEAKGLGPAAGFGWYTADKDESVCTTMERLGTLPFVAQPGEQWVYGYNTDILGCIVEKISGMPLDEYLRTRITTPLGLKDTGFFLPVADRARLSAVYAGGAGGYVRAPDGARGQGHYVDGPRKNFAGGAGLLSTAHDYARFLEALRLGGTLDGVRLLSPRSVRLMATNQVGTVHSTTGLGFGLGFETVDRYGANGMSGEGSFGWGGAYGSMYRVDPEARLVMVLMMQLLPNASDIREAFPNLVYQALQ; encoded by the coding sequence TTGAAACGCAGAATCCATCTCGTCGTGCTGTTGGCGTTGGTGTTGCTGCCGGTGCCGGCGTCTCTGCAGACTCGGCCGGGCGGGTTCGCGGCGGATCGCGCGGCGGTGATCGATCGCGGGCTGCAGCGCTACGTGGACGACAACCGCGTCGCCGGCGTCGTCGCCCTGGTGCTGCAGGACGGCAAGCCGGTGTACGAAAAGGCGTTCGGATGGGCCGACAAAGAAGCCGGGCGCCGGATGACCACCGACACGATCTTCCGCATTGCCTCGCAGTCCAAGGCGCTGACCAGTGTCGCCGTCATGCAGCTCATCGAAGAAGGCCGCTTGTCACTCGGGAGGCGGGTCGCAGAGTTCATCCCCACCTTCGCGAAGACGACGGTCGCCACGGGTAAGAAGGGGGTCACGCTGATCACCGCGCCGGCCAAGCGCCCCATCACCATTCGTGACCTGCTCACGCACACGGCCGGCATTTCTTACGGCACGGATTCGCTGGTGGCCCGTCTCTATGAAGCCAAGGGCCTCGGACCCGCAGCCGGCTTCGGCTGGTATACCGCCGACAAGGACGAATCCGTCTGCACGACGATGGAGCGGCTGGGCACGTTGCCGTTCGTGGCGCAGCCCGGCGAGCAGTGGGTGTATGGCTACAACACCGACATCCTCGGCTGCATCGTCGAGAAGATCTCCGGGATGCCGCTGGACGAGTACCTGCGAACGCGAATCACCACGCCACTCGGCCTGAAGGACACGGGGTTCTTCCTGCCAGTTGCCGACCGCGCGCGATTGTCGGCGGTCTACGCCGGCGGCGCCGGCGGCTACGTACGCGCGCCAGACGGCGCCCGCGGCCAGGGCCACTACGTGGACGGCCCGCGCAAGAACTTCGCCGGCGGCGCGGGCTTGCTGTCGACCGCTCACGACTACGCGCGCTTCCTCGAAGCCCTCCGGCTTGGCGGCACGCTCGACGGCGTGCGCCTGCTGTCGCCGCGCAGCGTGCGGCTGATGGCCACCAACCAGGTGGGCACCGTGCATTCGACGACGGGACTGGGCTTTGGACTTGGCTTCGAAACCGTTGACCGCTACGGGGCCAACGGGATGTCGGGCGAGGGTTCATTCGGCTGGGGCGGTGCCTACGGCTCGATGTATCGCGTCGATCCCGAAGCGCGCCTGGTCATGGTGCTGATGATGCAGCTCCTGCCGAACGCCAGCGACATCCGCGAGGCATTCCCGAACCTGGTGTACCAGGCGCTGCAGTGA
- a CDS encoding GNAT family N-acetyltransferase → MSTQPEAAIFCDLALSRRLELTEGRSNAAFVETQARQDPASRATWTEVGGTLAMFSGVGSPLTQTFGLGVTTALTDHDLNALESFFTTRGSDVIHEVSPLAGIGVFAKLAQRGYRPVELSSVMFRPTGGDVDGRDVNPRIRVRMIAPAEAALYASVSARGWSESAEVQAFIDGFARTSVEYATCIVAEIDDAAIATAALFAWDGVGLLAGASTVPEGRRQGAQQALLDWRLRQLAAQGCDLAMICAAPGSASQRNAERNGFRIAYTRTKWQLQRLATE, encoded by the coding sequence ATGTCCACCCAACCAGAAGCTGCCATCTTCTGCGATCTCGCCTTGTCGCGACGGCTCGAGCTGACCGAGGGCCGCAGCAACGCCGCGTTTGTCGAGACCCAGGCGAGGCAGGACCCCGCCTCCAGGGCCACGTGGACGGAGGTCGGCGGCACGCTGGCGATGTTTTCGGGCGTCGGGTCGCCGCTGACGCAGACCTTCGGCTTGGGCGTGACCACGGCCCTGACCGACCACGATCTCAATGCGCTCGAGAGCTTCTTCACCACGCGCGGCTCCGATGTCATCCACGAAGTCAGCCCGCTGGCGGGTATCGGAGTGTTCGCCAAGCTGGCGCAGCGCGGATACCGGCCGGTCGAGCTGTCGAGCGTGATGTTCCGGCCGACTGGCGGCGACGTGGACGGGCGCGACGTGAATCCGCGGATTCGCGTGCGCATGATCGCCCCGGCGGAGGCCGCACTGTATGCATCCGTGTCGGCGCGCGGTTGGAGCGAATCAGCGGAGGTCCAGGCGTTCATCGACGGCTTCGCGCGCACCAGCGTCGAGTACGCCACGTGCATCGTCGCCGAGATCGACGACGCGGCGATTGCGACGGCGGCGCTGTTTGCCTGGGACGGCGTCGGCCTGCTGGCGGGCGCCAGCACGGTGCCGGAGGGACGGCGGCAGGGCGCGCAGCAGGCCCTGCTCGACTGGCGCCTGCGGCAACTGGCGGCGCAAGGGTGCGACCTGGCCATGATCTGTGCAGCGCCCGGCAGCGCGTCGCAGCGGAATGCGGAAAGAAACGGCTTCCGGATTGCCTAC